A region from the Lysobacter antibioticus genome encodes:
- a CDS encoding MmcQ/YjbR family DNA-binding protein — translation MAATAAARLCEDARPDRNEADAMDTERLKQWCRAYPGADEVLHAAPSNILVYSVGKKFFAYFKTSEPERWRFSLKVTPDRFVELTDMPGAKPARFMGRYHWVTLVDVRRLPDDYLCELVDWSYRKALGGLSRKRQAEMLAEADEAQRLRLAPIAPTKARPRLVTLPRRGHRADGRS, via the coding sequence CGGCTGTGCGAGGATGCACGGCCCGACCGCAACGAAGCCGACGCGATGGATACCGAGCGACTCAAGCAATGGTGCCGTGCCTACCCGGGCGCGGACGAGGTCTTGCATGCGGCGCCGTCGAACATCCTGGTCTACAGCGTCGGCAAGAAGTTCTTCGCCTACTTCAAGACCAGCGAGCCCGAGCGCTGGCGTTTCAGCCTCAAGGTCACGCCGGACCGCTTCGTCGAACTGACCGACATGCCCGGCGCCAAGCCGGCGCGTTTCATGGGCCGCTACCACTGGGTCACCCTCGTCGACGTGCGGCGCCTGCCCGACGACTATCTATGCGAGCTGGTCGACTGGTCGTACCGCAAGGCGCTCGGCGGGCTCAGCCGCAAGCGCCAGGCCGAGATGCTGGCCGAGGCCGATGAGGCGCAGCGGCTCAGGCTGGCGCCGATCGCGCCGACGAAAGCTCGCCCAAGGCTCGTAACGCTGCCGCGACGCGGGCATCGAGCGGATGGCCGTAGTTGA